A genome region from Serinus canaria isolate serCan28SL12 chromosome 19, serCan2020, whole genome shotgun sequence includes the following:
- the BLTP2 gene encoding bridge-like lipid transfer protein family member 2 isoform X2, which yields MPPPLPAALLAVVLVALLAGLLARWLACRLAVTWCRQKLHAELKIGSFGFFWAQNISLKFQREQQTVEIDNVWISSKLSRELPRYFELCFGEVRIRTDLQKGPGFQPTVPEAPREADGNESRTELTLKPSLLRLLSQLFSIHMDSINIMILHVATSESLWHIQASQTRLLLNGNGKSLTCEVSLTKVNSKVLRSSQLDDTCLAELALSLSLSLEISSKRRLVGVRLCIRTLQAELHEGLFCSPLLHHVTAGTQHSSVGEEPSTGPGEPSKSLSVLSRDTLKLIPRRVEVKLENTSMVLSMNSQKRHLTWSLKLLQFLYQREEEQIPLRNFTPTSDLDQMSVDLQLEDGLLLSQSRQRIVCLNSLKTSVQVTAIDLSAAVLLNTCIIHYRHQEFSHWLGLLAQEYRGRAVPVPSQGHKGRSYPQILAPIILCASLSNVNVSVQLGDTPPFALGFNSISADYQHLRPQSVHQRAVLAVDHLCWRVGNDSHIQRAPHPPNMHVWGEALILDSFNLQGSYNQPLGMSSTQSDTLFLDCTIRGLQVESSDTCTECLARVLPLFCQQPGGAELAKQPPSASSEPWGLLWKVDLKVEDVNLFTLSAVVGALELRLDTLTVLGSAESCTLSVQGMVLALVKSITEKMQPCCKAPAIPNPVANVSVLSVTYHSSIRSLEVQCGEGLAVLWSPPDHMHLYHHTLATLQCHEALRSALGHRTLPSLPPESPVSHPATPTESPAPLQPKGPPPKRLLSLSLELSSAKLTAFVSEANYISLAAERTSVSWHGGALHGYCPELAAGFDGHSIFSFKEVEVKLLPELEEVVRHRDAFPTLRTLRNRGWAFSFASVTIEFPYQYDFSRTLDAAVGVQKWLKGLHRPGRPASTALPPDLLLKVTHFSWVFLDDVFEVKLRDNYELMKDESKESAKRLQLLDAKVAALRKQHGELLPARKIEELYASLEKKNIEIYIQRSRRLYANTPMRRALLTWTLAHLELVAMADESFHGTERVLEQMRDMDDVSPFPPEGLEMVTQWCRMMKGTVGSFFVRIRDYPRYLFEIRNWQLSGRLLGAEQCGQACSRRRQLLKLGLPWGDATVERNMPPLKFYHDFHSVISQYTIVWGPCWDPAWTLISQCIDLLTKPSEDPSAPLPWWDKSRLLFHGDWHMDIEQANLHQLATEDPYNTTENMHWEWSQLSFHWKPGQFVFKGNLDINVRTASKYDDCCFLHLPDLCMTLDLQWLCHGNPHDHHGVVLRSPEFLPEVPVGQQYDSYRAFRSENLNLSIRMDLTQPSKEYSQPRILLYSSTLRWMQNFWATWTSVTRPICRGKLFNNMKPSKKKLGQHYKQLSYTALFPRLQVHYWASFAQQRGIQVECCQGHIFTRGTQRLIPQAGTVMRRLISEWSITQMVSDLSQVTVHLMASTCDENADHQLDTLVKKTHLLSLSSLTYQRHSNRTAEEELPLRDGDDGFHTHQLHLVDLRASWTTTNRDIAFGLYDGYKKAAVLKRNLSTEALKGLKIDTQLQAKKLKRGPLSAHSIPARVTAPITSGRPERASSGGAYMLQKLIEETDKFVVFTEEESGASEQLCGIAACQTDDIYNRNCLIELVNCQMVLRGAETEGCVIVSAAKAQLLQCQHHPAWYGDTLKQKTSWTCLLDGMQYFATTESSPSEGEHGQLWLEVKNIEEHRQRSLDSVQELMESGQAVGGMVSTTTDWNQPSEAQQTQQVQRIISRCSCRMYYISYSHDIDPELATQIKPPETPANQEKEDLLKKQEGAVDTFTLIHHDLEISTNPAQYAMILDIVNNLLLHVEPKRKEHSEKKQRVRFQLEISSNPEEQRSSILHLQEAVRQHVAQIRQLEKQMYSNMKSLKDDSKNEVLLDLNHRLQQQLSQEKADLQLESEELNILIRCFKDFQLQRANKMELRKQPEDVSVARRTEFYFAQARWRLTEEDGQLGIAELELQRFLYSKVNKSDDTAEHLLELGWVTMNNLLPNAVYKVVLRPQSSCQSGRQLALRIFSKVRPPVGGISIKEHFEVNVVPLTIQLTHQFFHRMMGFFFPGRNVEEEEVGDEEDKSKLVTTGIPVVKPRQLIGADDSLGSGKGVAQGLNRTSGVRRSFRKAPEHPVDDIDKMKERAAMNNSFIYIKIPQVPLCVSYKGEKNSVDWGDLNLVLPCLEYHNNTWTWLDFAMAVKRDSRKALVAQVIKEKLRLKPAAGAEARGKLESKSDGTIQQQEEDEKARLLIGLSVGEKNPSKKSIFGRRK from the exons atgccgccgccgctgcccgccgCGCTGCTCGCCGTGGTGCTCGTCGCGCTGCTCGCAGGGCTGCTGGCGCG ATGGCTGGCATGTCGCCTGGCTGTCACCTGGTGCCGGCAGAAGCTTCATGCAGAGCTGAAGATTGGCTCCTTTGGCTTCTTCTGGGCCCAGAACATCAGCCTCAAGTTCCAGCGGGAGCAGCAGACTGTG GAGATCGACAACGTCTGGATCTCCAGCAAACTGAGCCGGGAGCTGCC GCGCTACTTTGAGCTGTGTTTTGGCGAGGTGCGAATCCGCACGGATCTCCAGAAAGGCCCTGGGTTCCAGCCGACCGTCCCAGAGGCTCCCAGAGAAGCTGatggaaatgaaagcaggacagagctgacCCTTAAACCCTCCCTGCTGAGGCTCCTTAGCCAG CTCTTTTCCATCCACATGGATTCCATCAACATCATGATTCTGCACGTGGCCACCTCAGAGTCTCTCTGGCACATCCAGGCCAGCCAGACACGTCTCCTCCTGAATGGCAATGGGAAGAG cctgaCGTGCGAGGTGAGCCTGACAAAGGTGAACAGCAAAGTCCTCCGGAGCAGCCAGCTG GATGACACatgcctggcagagctggccctgtcactctccctctccctggagATCAGCAGCAAGCGGCGCCTGGTGGGCGTCCGGCTCTGCATCCGCAcgctgcaggcagagctgcacgAGGGGCTGTTCTGCAGCCCCCTGCTGCACCACGTCACTGCTGGGACCCAGCACAGCAGCGTGGGGGAAGAGCCCAGCACAG GCCCAGGGGAGCCCTCAAAATCCctgtctgtgctgagcagggacacactgAAGCTCATCCCCAGGAGGGTGGAGGTGAAGCTGGAGAACACCAGCATGGTGCTGTCCATGAACAGCCAGAAGAG GCATCTCACCTGGAgcctgaagctgctgcagtttCTATATCAGCGTGAAGAGGAGCAAATCCCATTGCGCAACTTCACACCCACCTCAGACCTGGACCAAATGAGTGTAGACCTCCAGCTGGAGG ATGGCCTTCTACTGTCCCAGAGCCGCCAGCGCATCGTGTGCCTCAACTCCCTGAAGACCAGTGTGCAG GTCACAGCCATTGACCTCTcggctgctgtgctgctcaaCACCTGCATCATCCACTACCGTCACCAAGAGTTTTCGCACTGGCTGGGGCTGTTGGCACAGGAATACAGGGGCCGGGCggtgcctgtccccagccaaGGGCACAAGGGAAG GAGCTATCCCCAAATCCTAGCACCCATCATCCTGTGTGCCTCGCTGTCCAACGTCAATGTGTCCGTGCAGCTGGGGGACACGCCACCTTTCGCCTTGGGCTTCAACTCCATCTCTGCAG ACTACCAGCACCTGCGGCCACAGAGCGTGCACCAGCGAGCGGTGCTGGCTGTGGACCACCTGTGCTGGCGAGTGGGCAACGACTCCCACATCCAGCGTGCCCCACATCCCCCCAACATGCATGTGTGGGGAGAAGCCCTCATCCTCGACTCCTTCAACCTCCAG GGCAGCTACAACCAGCCCCTGGGCATGTCCAGCACCCAGTCGGATACTCTCTTCCTGGATTGCACCATCCGTGGGCTGCAAGTGGAGTCGTCTGACACCTGCACTGAGTGCCTGGCCAGGGTCCTGCCCCTgttctgccagcagcctggtggGGCTGAACTTGCCAAGCAGCCACCCTCTGCCTCCAGTgagccctgggggctgctctggaagGTGGATCTGAAGGTGGAGGATGTGAACCTTTTCACACTCTCAGCTGTAGTGG GTGCCCTGGAGCTGCGGCTGGACACGCTGACTGTTCTGGGAagtgctgagagctgcacactcagcGTCCAGGGCATGGTGCTGGCCTTGGTGAAGAGCATCACTGAGAAGATGCAGCCGTGCTGCAAAGCTCCTGCCATCCCCAACCCGGTGGCCAACGTCTCCGTGCTCTCTGTCACCTACCACAGCAGCATCCGCTCCCTGGAG GTGCAGTGCGgtgaggggctggcagtgctgtggagcCCACCTGACCACATGCACCTGTACCATCACACCCTGGCCACCCTGCAGTGCCACGAAGCCTTGCGGAGCGCCCTCGGCCACAGGAcgcttccctccctgcccccagagAGCCCAGTGTCCCACCCAGCCACCCCTACTGAGTCACCAGCACCCCTCCAGCCAAAAGGGCCCCCTCCCAAAAGACTCCTGTcgctgtccctggagctgagctctgccaagCTCACAGCCTTTGTCTCTGAGGCCAACTACATCAGCCTGGCTGCGGAACGGACCTCGGTCAGCTGGCATGGCGGTGCCCTGCACGGCTactgccctgagctggcagctggctTTGATGGACACAGCATTTTCAGCTTTAAGGAGGTGGAGGTGAAGCTGCTGCCGGAGCTGGAGGAGGTCGTCCGGCACCGCGACGCCTTCCCCACCCTGCGCACCCTCCGCAACCGCGGCTGGGCCTTCTCCTTCGCCAGCGTGACCATCGAGTTCCCCTACCAGTACGACTTCTCCCGCACGCTGGACGCTGCCGTGGGCGTACAGAAGTGGCTGAAGGGCCTGCACCGGCCCGGGCGCCCcgccagcacagctctgccccctgACCTCCTGCTCAAAGTCACCCACTTCTCCTGGGTCTTCCTGGATGATGTCTTTGAGGTCAAGTTGCGAGACAACTACGAGCTGATGAAGGACGAGAGCAAGGAGAGCGCCAAGcgcctgcagctgctggacgCCAAGGTGGCCGCGCTGCGCAAGCAGCacggggagctgctgcctgcccgCAAGATCGAGGAGCTCTACGCCTcgctggagaagaaaaacatcgAGATCTACATCCAGCGCTCGCGGCGCCTCTACGCCAACACGCCCATGCGGAGGGCCCTCCTCACCTGGACCCTGGCCCACCTAGAGCTGGTGGCCATGGCCGATGAGTCCTTCCATGGCACGGAGCGTGTGTTGGAGCAGATGAGGGACATGGATGATGTCAGCCCGTTCCCCCCAGAGGGTCTGGAGATGGTCACCCAGTGGTGCCGCATGATGAAGGGCACAGTTGGCAGCTTCTTTG TGCGGATCCGTGACTACCCCCGGTACCTGTTTGAGATCCGGAACTGGCAGCTCTCGGGCCGGCTGCTCGGAGCCGAGCAGTGTGGCCAGGCCTGCTCCCGGCGCCGCCAGCTCctgaagctggggctgccctggggtgaTGCCACGGTGGAGAGGAACATGCCACCCTTGAAGTTCTACCATGACTTTCACT ctgtgatctcccagTACACCATCGTGTGGGGGCCCTGCTGGGACCCAGCCTGGACCCTGATCAGCCAGTGTATAGATCTCCTCACCAAGCCCTCAGAGGACCCCAGTGCCCCATTGCCCTGGTGGGACAAGAGCCGCCTTCTATTCCATGGAGACTGGCACATGGACATTGAACAGGCCAACCTGCACCAGCTGGCCACCGAG GACCCCTACAACACTACAGAGAACATGCACTGGGAGTGGAGCCAACTCTCCTTCCACTGGAAGCCTGGGCAGTTTGTCTTCAAGGGCAACCTGGATATCAATGTCCGGACAGCCTCCAA ATATGACGACTGCTGCTTCCTGCACCTGCCTGACCTGTGCATGACACTGGAcctgcagtggctgtgccatgggaaCCCCCATGACCACCACGGCGTGGTGCTGCGCTCCCCCGAGTTCCTGCCCGAGGTGCCAGTGGGGCAGCAGTACGACTCCTACCGTGCCTTCCGCTCCGAGAACCTCAACCTCTCCATCCGGATGGACCTGACACAACCCAGTAAAG AGTACTCCCAGCCCCGCATCCTGCTCTACAGCAGCACCCTCCGCTGGATGCAGAATTTTTGGGCCACATGGACCAGCGTGACACGGCCCATCTGCCGTGGGAAGCTCTTCAACAACATGAAACCCAGCAAGAAGAAGCTGGGGCAGCATTACAAGCAGTTGTCCTATACTGCGCTCTTCCCCCGGCTGCAG GTGCATTACTGGGCCTCCTTTGCCCAGCAGCGGGGGATCCAGGTGGAATGCTGCCAGGGACACATCTTCACTCGGGGCACACAGCGGCTCATCCCACAAG ctggCACGGTGATGCGGCGCCTCATTTCGGAGTGGAGCATCACACAGATGGTGAGTGACCTGAGCCAGGTCACCGTGCACCTCATGGCCTCCACTTGTGATGAGAACGCAGACCACCAGCTCGACACCCTGGTGAAGAAAACCCACCTGCTGAGCCTGTCCTCCCTCACCTACCAGCGGCACAGCAACCGCACGGCTGAGGAG gagctgcccctgcgTGATGGGGACGACGGTTTCCACACGCATCAGCTGCACTTGGTGGACCTGCGGGCATCCTGGACCACCACGAACCGGGACATTGCCTTCGGCCTCTACGATGGCTACAAGAAAGCGGCTGTGCTCAAGCGGAACCTGTCCACCGAGGCCCTGAAGGGGCTGAAGATCGACACACAGCTGCAGGCCAAGAAGCTGAAGCGGGGCCCCCTCTCTGCTCACTCCATCCCTGCCAGAGTAACCGCTCCCATCACCAGCGGCCGGCCTGAGAGAGCCTCCTCAGGGG GTGCCTACATGCTGCAGAAGCTCATTGAGGAGACGGACAAGTTTGTGGTTTTCACAGAAGAGGAGTCGGGGGCCAGCGAGCAGCTCTGCGGCATTGCTGCCTGCCAGACCGACGACATCTACAACCGCAACTGCCTCATCGAGCTGGTCAACTGCCAG ATGGTTCTGCGTGGTGCAGAGACAGAGGGCTGTGTGATCGTGTCCGCTGCgaaggcacagctgctgcagtgccagcaccaccCTGCCTGGTATGGGGACACTCTGAAGCAGAAGACATCCTGGACATGTTTGCTGGATGGCATGCAGTACTTTGCCACAACAGAGAGCAGCCCCTCTGAGGGGGAGCAtggccagctctggctggag GTGAAAAATATTGAGGAGCATCGTCAGCGGAGCCTGGACTCGGTGCAGGAGCTGATGGAGAGCGGGCAGGCAGTGGGGGGCATGGTCAGCACCACCACAG ACTGGAATCAGCCCTCGGAAGCCCAGCAGACCCAGCAGGTGCAGAGGATCATCTCTCGCTGCAGCTGCCGCATGTACTACATCAGCTACAGCCACGACATCGACCCCGAGCTGGCCACGCAGATAAAGCCCCCTGAGACCCCTGCCAACCAGGAGAAGGAGGATCTGCTGAAGAAGCAGGAGG gagctgtggacaCCTTCACCCTGATCCACCACGACCTGGAGATCTCCACCAACCCTGCACAGTATGCCATGATCCTCGACATAGTGAACAACCTGCTGCTGCATGTGGAGCCCAAACGCAAG GAGCACAGTGAGAAGAAGCAGCGGGTGCGTTTCCAGCTGGAAATCTCCAGCAACCCTGAGGAGCAGCGCAGCAGTATCCTACACCTGCAAGAGGCTGTGAGGCAGCACGTGGCCCAGATCCggcagctggagaagcagatGTACTCCAACATGAAG TCCTTGAAGGATGACAGCAAAAACGAGGTCCTGCTCGACCTGAACCAccggctgcagcagcagctgagccaggaaaaagctgacctgcagctggagagcGAGGAGCTGAACATACTGATCAg gtgcttCAAGGACTTCCAGCTGCAGCGAGCCAACAAGATGGAGCTGCGAAAGCAGCCGGAGGACGTGAGTGTGGCACGAAGGACTGAGTTCTACTTTGCCCAGGCGCGCTGGCGCCTGACAGAGGAGGATGGGCAGCTGGGCATTgctgagctggagctccagCGCTTCCTCTACAGCAAG GTCAACAAGTCTGATGACACGGCCGAGCATCTGCTGGAACTGGGCTGGGTGACCATGAACAACCTGCTGCCCAACGCTGTGTACAAG GTGGTGCTGcgtccccagagctcctgccagtCTGGCCGGCAGCTGGCCCTGAGGATTTTCAGCAAGGTCCGGCCTCCCGTGGGAGGCATCTCCATCAAGGAACATTTtgag GTGAACGTGGTGCCTCTCACCATCCAGCTCACCCACCAGTTCTTCCACAGAATGATGGGTTTCTTCTTCCCTGGCCGTaatgtggaggaggaggaggtgggggaTGAGGAAGATAAGTCCAAGCTGGTGACAACAG GGATCCCCGTGGTGAAGCCACGGCAGCTGATTGGAGCCGATGACTCGCTGGGCTCAGGGAAGGGAGTTGCTCAGGGACTGAACCGGACATCAGGGGTCAGAAGATCGTTCCGAAAAGCACCTGAG catcCCGTGGATGACATCGACAAGATGAAGGAGCGTGCAGCCATGAACAACTCCTTCATCTACATCAAGATCCCACAGGTGCCACTCTGTGTCAGCTACAAG GGGGAGAAGAACAGCGTGGACTGGGGTGACCTGAACCTGGTGCTGCCATGCCTGGAGTACCACAACAACACATGGACATGGCTGGACTTTGCCATGGCGGTGAAGAGGGACAGCCGCAAAGCCTTGGTGGCACAG GTGATCAAGGAGAAGCTGCGCCTGAAGCCGGCGGCGGGCGCAGAGGCCCGGGGGAAGCTGGAGAGCAAATCCGACGGGAccatccagcagcaggaggaggacgAGAAGGCTCGGCTGCTCATTGGGCTGAGCGTGGGCGAGAAGAACCCCAGCAAGAAGTCCATCTTTGGCAGGCGCAAATGA